The following are encoded in a window of Thermococcus sp. MV5 genomic DNA:
- a CDS encoding DNA replication complex GINS family protein, with protein sequence MLIGKALIPVKVLRSFGTWKSGDTILIEDWKAKELWESGIVEIIDESEKIIRELDQVIAEEKANEPIMPIPEGLYSRAEFYIYYLENYVKNRVEIDIDVINAKVTKLSNLKKKYQHLKKLRFKKILTAIMFRPASLEILSRLSPEERKIYLQISQIRNEWLGES encoded by the coding sequence ATGTTAATAGGGAAAGCCCTTATTCCAGTTAAGGTACTAAGATCATTTGGGACATGGAAAAGTGGAGACACTATCCTGATAGAAGACTGGAAAGCGAAGGAACTCTGGGAAAGTGGAATAGTGGAGATTATTGATGAAAGTGAAAAAATAATTCGTGAGCTTGATCAGGTAATTGCTGAAGAGAAAGCCAATGAACCAATAATGCCTATTCCGGAAGGCCTCTATTCAAGGGCTGAATTTTATATATATTACTTGGAAAACTATGTTAAGAATAGAGTGGAAATAGATATAGATGTCATTAATGCAAAGGTGACAAAACTTTCCAATCTCAAGAAGAAGTATCAACACCTGAAAAAACTCCGATTTAAAAAAATATTAACAGCCATAATGTTTCGCCCTGCGAGTTTGGAGATTTTGAGTAGACTTTCACCTGAAGAAAGAAAAATATATCTTCAAATTTCTCAAATACGAAATGAGTGGTTGGGTGAGAGCTAA
- the rtcA gene encoding RNA 3'-terminal phosphate cyclase: protein MKVIDGSYGEGGGQILRTAVALSVITGESIKIINIRAKRSNPGLRPQHLYGILALKELSDAKVKGAKEGSTELEFYPKNIRARHIKVPIKTAGSISLILQALLPAMVFAEEEVTFEITGGTDVAWSPPVDYLKYITLYALKKLGMKVEVEIRRRGHYPRGGGFVVGKVYPWETKKPLIARTFDKIHSFEGISHAVRLPSHVAIRQAKAAKETLERAYPSVPIKINEEYYEQGKDPHFGPGSGIVIWANTDVLRLGGDALGERGKPAEIVGREAAKVLIEQLAPRYAVDKFLGDQLIPFLAFAGGEIWVSEITKHLITNVWVVEQFFGNVFEIKGDVGKPGKVRVIKKAKI, encoded by the coding sequence ATGAAAGTCATTGACGGAAGCTATGGAGAAGGTGGAGGGCAAATCCTCAGAACAGCCGTTGCTCTCTCAGTAATTACCGGAGAATCCATAAAAATTATCAATATCCGAGCCAAGCGCTCTAACCCTGGCTTAAGACCTCAACATCTATATGGAATCTTAGCTCTAAAAGAACTATCTGATGCGAAAGTAAAGGGAGCCAAGGAAGGCTCAACTGAGCTTGAATTTTATCCAAAGAACATCAGAGCAAGACATATAAAGGTACCTATAAAGACCGCCGGCAGTATAAGTCTCATTCTTCAGGCTCTTCTTCCAGCCATGGTTTTCGCTGAAGAAGAAGTTACTTTTGAGATAACAGGTGGAACTGATGTTGCATGGTCTCCCCCAGTTGACTATTTGAAATATATAACTCTTTATGCTCTCAAAAAGCTTGGAATGAAAGTAGAGGTTGAAATAAGGAGACGGGGACACTACCCGAGAGGCGGAGGTTTTGTCGTCGGAAAGGTATATCCATGGGAAACAAAAAAGCCTTTAATAGCAAGAACTTTTGATAAAATCCACAGCTTTGAGGGAATAAGTCATGCTGTAAGACTGCCCTCTCATGTGGCAATAAGACAGGCAAAAGCTGCAAAAGAAACTTTAGAGAGAGCCTATCCATCTGTCCCAATAAAAATCAACGAAGAATATTACGAGCAAGGAAAAGATCCCCACTTTGGCCCTGGTAGTGGAATTGTGATATGGGCAAACACCGATGTTCTCCGCTTGGGCGGAGATGCTCTAGGAGAAAGAGGAAAACCCGCAGAAATTGTGGGTAGAGAAGCCGCAAAGGTACTCATAGAGCAGCTGGCTCCAAGGTATGCAGTGGATAAGTTCCTAGGAGATCAGTTGATACCGTTTTTGGCCTTTGCTGGAGGGGAGATATGGGTAAGTGAAATCACAAAGCACCTGATAACCAACGTGTGGGTCGTAGAGCAGTTTTTTGGAAATGTCTTTGAGATTAAGGGAGATGTTGGGAAGCCTGGAAAGGTTAGGGTTATTAAGAAAGCAAAAATCTGA
- a CDS encoding metallophosphoesterase, with product MLIGIMSDTHDNLPAISKAIEVFNNAGVDLVLHAGDYIAPFVKKEFSKLNAPLKGVFGNNDGEREGLKNTIGVKDELLEIDADGLRIIVLHGTDEKIVEAFVKSQLYDVVIRGHTHKYEIRETGRSIVLNPGEVCGYVSGVKSVAFLDTRKREIKIIDLDSGEPLGFMSL from the coding sequence ATGTTGATAGGCATAATGAGTGACACTCATGACAACCTCCCGGCAATTTCAAAAGCTATTGAAGTTTTTAACAATGCAGGTGTGGATTTAGTGCTGCATGCAGGTGATTACATTGCTCCATTCGTTAAAAAAGAGTTTTCTAAACTTAATGCGCCATTAAAAGGCGTTTTTGGTAACAATGATGGTGAAAGAGAAGGGCTAAAAAACACAATTGGTGTAAAAGACGAGCTTCTAGAAATAGACGCGGATGGTCTTAGAATTATTGTTCTCCATGGTACAGATGAAAAAATCGTAGAAGCATTCGTCAAGAGCCAGCTTTACGATGTAGTCATTAGAGGACATACTCACAAATATGAAATTAGAGAAACTGGTAGAAGCATAGTTCTCAATCCAGGCGAAGTATGCGGCTATGTAAGTGGAGTAAAGAGCGTGGCGTTTTTAGACACGCGAAAGAGGGAGATAAAAATAATAGATCTTGACAGTGGTGAGCCCCTAGGATTTATGAGCCTTTGA